A window from Mus caroli chromosome 2, CAROLI_EIJ_v1.1, whole genome shotgun sequence encodes these proteins:
- the LOC110289802 gene encoding olfactory receptor 1N1, which yields MENESSVSEFFLRGISGFPEQQQLLYGLFLCMYLVTLTGNVLIILAIGCDPHLHTPMYFFLANLSFADMGLISSTVTKMLFNVQTRCHTISYTGCLTQMYFFLMFGDLDSFLLAVMAYDRYVAICHPLHYSTIMSAQVCALMLALCWVLTNIVALTHTLLMARLSFCVVGEIAHFFCDITPVLKLSCSDTHVNELMVFALGGTVLMVPFVCIVISYIHIVFAILKVRTPGGSTKAFSTCSSHLCVVCVFYGTLFSAYLCPPSVVSTEKDVAAAAMYTVVTPMLNPFIYSLRNKDMKGALKRLLCHRKFLS from the coding sequence ATGGAGAATGAGTCCAGTGTCTCTGAATTTTTTCTACGAGGAATATCAGGGTTTCCAGAGCAACAGCAGCTACTCTATGGactttttctgtgtatgtatcttGTCACCTTGACTGGGAATGTGCTCATCATCCTAGCTATTGGCTGTGACCCACACCTTCACACTCCTATGTACTTCTTTTTGGCCAACTTGTCCTTTGCTGACATGGGTTTAATATCATCTACAGTGACCAAGATGTTGTTTAATGTTCAGACAAGGTGCCATACCATCTCCTATACTGGTTGTCTCACACAGATGTATTTCTTTCTGATGTTTGGTGATCTGGACAGCTTCCTCCTGGctgtgatggcctatgaccgctatgtggccatctgtcacCCTCTCCACTATTCCACAATCATGAGTGCCCAAGTCTGTGCCCTGATGCTTGCCCTGTGTTGGGTTCTCACCAACATAGTTGCCCTGACTCACACTCTCCTCATGGCTCGACTGTCCTTCTGTGTTGTTGGGGAAATAGCtcactttttctgtgacattACTCCTGTCCTGAAGCTCTCATGCTCTGACACTCATGTCAATGAACTTATGGTTTTTGCCTTAGGAGGTACAGTACTCATGGTCCCTTTTGTATGCATTGTTATCTCATATATCCACATTGTATTTGCCATCCTAAAGGTTCGAACCCCTGGTGGCAGTACAAAAGCCTTTTCTACTTGTAGTTCCCACCTCTGTGTGGTCTGTGTTTTCTATGGAACACTCTTCAGTGCCTACTTATGCCCTCCCTCTGTAGTCTCTACAGAAAAGGATGTTGCAGCTGCTGCAATGTATACAGTGGTGACTCCTATGTTGAACCCCTTTATCTATAGCCTTAGAAACAAGGATATGAAAGGGGCCCTAAAGAGGCTTCTCTGTCATAggaaatttttatcttaa
- the LOC110289457 gene encoding olfactory receptor 1J4-like: MKRDNQSMVSEFILLGLPIRPEEQGIYYALFLAMYLTTVLGNLLIILLIRLESHLHTPMYFFLSHLAFTDISFSSVTVPKMLRNMHIRDPSIPYAECIAQMYFFILFTDLDNFLLTSMAYDRYVAICHPLHYTTIMREELCILFVAISWILSCVSALSHTLLLARLSFCADNTISHFFCDLAALLKLSCSDISLNELVIFTVGTTVITLPLICILISYGHIVATILKVSSNKGICKALSTCGSHLSVVSLYYGTIIGVYFIPSSSTSSDKGIVASVMYTVVTPLLNPFIYSIRNRDMKEALKKLFNRASIST; this comes from the coding sequence ATGAAAAGGGATAACCAGAGTATGGTGTCTGAGTTCATCCTCCTGGGGCTCCCCATCCGGCCAGAGGAGCAAGGCATATACTATGCCCTGTTCCTGGCCATGTACCTGACAACTGTGCTGGGGAACCTGCTCATCATCCTGCTCATCAGGCTGGAATCTCACctccacactcccatgtacttctttctcaGCCACTTGGCCTTCACAGACATCTCTTTCTCATCTGTCACTGTACCCAAGATGCTGAGGAATATGCATATTCGTGATCCATCTATTCCTTATGCAGAGTGTATAGCACAGatgtattttttcatattattcaCTGATCTGGACAACTTTCTCCTTACTTCAATGGCATATGATCGTTATGTGGCCATCTGTCATCCCCTGCACTATACCACCATCATGAGAGAGGAGCTCTGTATCTTATTCGTAGCTATATCCTGGATCCTATCCTGTGTCAGTGCCCTGTCTCACACCCTCCTCCTGGCCCGGCTATCCTTCTGTGCTGACAACaccatttctcatttcttctgtgaCCTTGCTGCCTTGCTGAAGCTCTCATGCTCAGACATCTCCCTCAATGAACTGGTCATTTTTACAGTAGGCACAACAGTCATTACTCTGCCATTAATATGTATCTTGATCTCTTATGGTCACATTGTGGCCACCATTCTGAAAGTTTCATCTAACAAAGGGATCTGCAAAGCATTGTCCACATGTGGCTCCCACCTCTCTGTGGTGTCTCTGTATTATGGTACAATTATTGGAGTTTATTTTATACCTTCATCTAGTACTTCTAGTGACAAGGGCATAGTTGCTTCTGTGATGTACACAGTGGTCACTCCATTGCTGAACCCCTTCATTTATAGCATAAGGAACAGAGACATGAAGGAGGCTTTGAAGAAGCTCTTCAACAGAGCATCAATCTCAACTTAA